One stretch of bacterium DNA includes these proteins:
- a CDS encoding acyltransferase domain-containing protein: MSSKQAGSSSPAPRSPDEPVAIVGIGCRYADARGPAEFWDIVRSGRDTVREAPAHRVALGYDLDHFFDPTPRVPGRISSKKGGFLEHPELFDPEPFGLAPRDAVTMDPQQRLMIEVTWDALEDAGIPPSSVAGKRMAVILGYMAEDYSRERTGVLGEEHVFRGHDVFTVGGMSHAVLSGRIAFLLGVTGPSFTLDTACSSSLIATHLACQSLRRGEADLAIAGGANLFLSPEGNIALSRSGMLSRSGACRAFDANADGFVRAEGAGVVLLKRVSDALADDDPIYAVIRGSGISSDGRDGGHMMAPGRLGQAQAMRDAYAQAGVEPARVQYVETHGTGTAIGDPVEIGALADVMGPGRDPERPLRVASVKGNLGHTESASGVAGLIKACLSIRHRTLPAQLHFETPTPTIPWDEIPIRVQDETTGWPEPGPALVGVNSFGISGTNAHVVLESPPERATPKASRPPTRERVLALSAHHPRALREMIEATRARLDDPDLAGSPASAFDDLLYTYACKRDRRAHRAAFRASSPAALREVLDATLAGDTPRDALQGVAPTDRRPQLVMVFPGQGAQWVGMGRDLLREEPVFAEVIDVLDAAYRDHVDWSLRSILESTDDAEGWPLDVLQPVLVAFEIALAELLRSFGVVPDRVVGQSMGEIAAAFVAGALDVDAVARLACVRGRVVARASGAGAMAVVAASRDAVQGWLDAEQAASDGSRVEIAGVSSPRTTIVSGDREGVRAFVAAREAAGEFARLLDVDFASHCFHMDPLVDDFRADLDRLIVRASDIPIHSSVDGEGGAPPVLDADYWVRNLRRAVAFDDAVRAAAEQGGEVFLEISPHPTLARAIDETGRDAGHALGFVGSLVREEPAMESLARCVAALFTSGVEVDFARFGPSGRVVSTPLYPYQRTRYWFSERTRLDRDRPTHPLLGSPVESSTDPGVQLWETLLDADTAAFVADRRVAGETVVLESIFLELAIAASERLQPAGAGPIDGLRVEAPLTLGATGRRRLQLVARPRGEEFELIVSSRADRAGAEWTRHATAMLRAREAEPAEIGAPFSAEDGEVLEAERVDEGLARAGVETSRRSRALKELRRPARDDGRVLVGRLLLSRSIESEWHAYHAHPVLVEAALQGVGAAIAGPSVELVSVERIRLLGKLGSEVWCRVERRDEDTSDSTRDAPVFDLAFQDRDGNVLAEMVGVRTQVRGAIDSPGVATDAPLALAWRALEPQVASRAEGAEPGIRRWLVVSDDASRAELLASELRKRGDECRFCPKIEDLEMLAPLMRASDDSAWGLVLLAWGAAPSDGDREPRLHRDYRVGSWAESIRSVTADAAEIWIATRGLLPVESEERAGSPIARSVSKEIEQFTNAVELDRCRVFDASAAADAADRSRLVGLLGRSIEDRWLAVRSGVVRVPRLVDPAAVGGSEASGTRAAETDFRVARTPARSFGSRVALQAIEGTEATEAAVGPGEVMIEVEAAGLSRVDVLAELDDRDAGPAALGLDFCGRVLGVAPEVTSVAIGDRVVGLVRGAMSRRLRVPAARVARVSGAADPVALASATFPTVVADHVLDRVVGLKAGERVYVDAGRGGVGHALVAGVRRRGALAYGRGDDDEGSFDVIVSHASGAGLRALARRLGSFGRFVDLRATPGSEALELPANASLSRCDLVSLVEEDADWVAESLARFAATARESLEPPPRVVFPVGECARAFRHAAQGRHVGRVCLDFESAAEASIRPSSRMHGETRRLLVSAHGPSSTRDFVEAFRRRGVEADDVASANPTRALRGVRVHFDGGDAAGRAARRDALARRGAERTLFVSLRPAAVGVPAEDRAWEGRLLIDLLARSEDAWMGWTDLSIDGEATLDRLVDVVARAVEAEAHPSLAWIDPEDAARWQSPVAGDGAPREVASRGHSREELARMSIAERREATLGLVTNELATVLDLDETQVEALEPGRRLDALGLDSLMTMELFVGLSRSLSLEIERDWFEGLPSLSEIAGALADRIDDAGEGADR; this comes from the coding sequence GTGAGTTCGAAGCAAGCGGGCAGCTCGTCGCCCGCGCCCCGGAGCCCGGACGAGCCCGTCGCCATCGTCGGAATCGGCTGTCGCTACGCGGACGCGCGCGGCCCCGCCGAGTTCTGGGACATCGTCCGCTCCGGACGCGACACGGTCCGGGAGGCCCCGGCCCATCGCGTCGCGCTCGGCTACGACCTCGATCACTTCTTCGACCCGACCCCCCGCGTGCCCGGCCGGATCTCGTCGAAGAAGGGCGGCTTCCTGGAGCACCCGGAGCTCTTCGATCCCGAGCCCTTCGGCCTGGCGCCGCGGGACGCGGTCACGATGGATCCGCAGCAGCGGCTGATGATCGAGGTGACCTGGGACGCGCTCGAGGACGCCGGGATTCCGCCGTCTTCCGTCGCCGGGAAGCGCATGGCCGTGATCCTCGGCTACATGGCGGAGGACTACTCGCGGGAGCGCACGGGCGTCCTCGGCGAAGAGCACGTCTTCCGTGGTCACGACGTGTTCACCGTCGGCGGGATGTCCCACGCCGTGCTCTCCGGCCGGATCGCGTTTCTGCTCGGCGTGACCGGGCCGAGCTTCACCCTGGACACCGCCTGCTCGTCGTCGTTGATCGCCACGCATCTCGCTTGCCAGAGTCTTCGTCGTGGCGAGGCGGATCTGGCGATCGCCGGCGGCGCGAATCTCTTCCTTTCGCCGGAGGGCAACATCGCGCTCAGTCGGAGCGGCATGCTCTCGAGGTCCGGCGCCTGCCGCGCCTTCGACGCGAACGCCGACGGGTTCGTCCGGGCCGAAGGCGCGGGCGTCGTGCTGCTCAAGCGCGTATCCGACGCACTCGCGGACGACGACCCGATCTACGCGGTGATCCGCGGGAGCGGCATCAGCTCGGACGGGCGCGACGGCGGGCACATGATGGCGCCCGGTCGTCTCGGTCAGGCCCAGGCCATGCGCGACGCCTATGCGCAGGCCGGCGTCGAGCCGGCGCGCGTGCAGTACGTCGAGACGCACGGAACCGGGACGGCGATCGGAGATCCCGTCGAGATCGGGGCGCTCGCCGACGTCATGGGGCCGGGACGGGATCCGGAGCGGCCGCTGCGCGTCGCGTCGGTGAAGGGCAATCTCGGACACACGGAGTCCGCCTCCGGGGTCGCGGGGCTGATCAAGGCGTGTCTCTCGATCCGCCATCGGACACTGCCCGCGCAGCTCCATTTCGAGACGCCGACCCCGACGATTCCCTGGGACGAGATTCCGATTCGCGTGCAGGACGAGACGACGGGCTGGCCCGAGCCGGGCCCGGCGCTCGTCGGCGTGAACAGCTTCGGGATCAGCGGGACGAACGCCCACGTCGTGCTCGAGAGCCCGCCGGAACGCGCGACACCGAAGGCCTCCCGCCCGCCGACCCGCGAACGGGTGCTCGCCCTCTCGGCCCACCATCCCCGTGCGCTCCGCGAGATGATCGAAGCGACGCGCGCGCGACTCGACGATCCGGACCTCGCAGGATCGCCGGCGTCCGCCTTCGACGATCTGCTCTACACCTACGCGTGTAAGCGAGATCGGCGTGCGCACCGCGCCGCGTTCCGCGCGTCGTCGCCCGCGGCGCTGCGCGAGGTGCTCGATGCGACGCTCGCCGGGGACACGCCCAGGGACGCGCTCCAGGGCGTCGCGCCGACGGACCGCCGCCCGCAGCTCGTGATGGTGTTCCCCGGCCAGGGCGCGCAGTGGGTCGGGATGGGCCGCGACCTGCTTCGGGAGGAGCCGGTCTTCGCAGAGGTGATCGACGTCCTCGACGCGGCCTACCGTGACCACGTCGACTGGTCGCTCCGGTCGATCCTCGAGTCCACCGACGACGCCGAGGGCTGGCCCCTCGACGTGCTCCAACCCGTTCTGGTGGCGTTCGAGATCGCTCTGGCCGAGCTGCTCCGGAGCTTCGGCGTCGTGCCCGATCGCGTCGTCGGTCAGAGCATGGGCGAGATCGCCGCGGCCTTCGTGGCCGGAGCGCTCGACGTGGACGCCGTCGCGCGACTCGCTTGCGTTCGCGGACGCGTGGTCGCGCGGGCGAGCGGTGCGGGGGCGATGGCGGTCGTGGCGGCCTCGCGAGACGCGGTTCAGGGGTGGCTCGATGCCGAGCAGGCCGCTTCGGACGGGTCACGGGTCGAGATCGCAGGGGTCAGCTCGCCGCGAACGACCATCGTGTCCGGCGATCGTGAGGGCGTCCGGGCCTTCGTTGCGGCACGCGAGGCGGCAGGCGAGTTCGCGCGGCTCCTGGACGTCGACTTCGCGTCGCATTGCTTCCACATGGATCCCCTCGTCGACGACTTCCGAGCGGACCTCGACCGCCTCATCGTGCGGGCATCCGACATTCCCATCCATTCGTCGGTCGACGGAGAGGGCGGGGCACCGCCCGTCCTCGATGCGGACTACTGGGTCCGAAATCTGCGCCGCGCGGTCGCCTTCGACGACGCGGTGCGCGCGGCCGCCGAGCAGGGCGGCGAGGTCTTCCTCGAGATCTCGCCCCATCCGACCCTCGCCCGCGCCATCGACGAGACCGGCCGTGACGCCGGACATGCGCTCGGCTTCGTCGGGTCGCTGGTGCGCGAAGAGCCTGCCATGGAATCCCTCGCCCGTTGTGTGGCGGCGCTCTTCACGTCGGGCGTCGAGGTCGACTTCGCCCGCTTCGGTCCGTCCGGACGGGTCGTCTCGACTCCGCTCTATCCCTATCAGAGGACCCGCTACTGGTTCTCCGAGCGCACGCGACTCGACCGCGACCGCCCGACCCACCCGCTGCTCGGCTCCCCGGTCGAGTCTTCGACGGATCCGGGCGTGCAGCTGTGGGAGACCCTCCTCGACGCCGATACGGCGGCGTTCGTGGCGGATCGTCGGGTGGCCGGCGAGACCGTCGTGCTCGAGTCGATCTTCCTCGAGCTGGCGATCGCGGCCTCCGAGCGTCTGCAGCCGGCCGGCGCAGGTCCGATCGACGGCCTGCGCGTCGAGGCGCCGCTCACGCTCGGCGCGACCGGTCGCCGGCGCTTGCAGCTCGTGGCCCGCCCGCGCGGCGAGGAGTTCGAGCTGATCGTGTCGAGCCGCGCCGATCGCGCCGGGGCGGAGTGGACGCGCCACGCGACGGCGATGCTTCGTGCAAGGGAAGCCGAGCCTGCGGAGATCGGCGCGCCCTTCTCCGCCGAGGACGGGGAAGTGCTCGAGGCGGAGCGCGTGGACGAGGGACTCGCTCGCGCCGGTGTGGAGACGAGTCGCCGCTCTCGCGCGTTGAAGGAGCTCCGACGGCCGGCGCGCGACGACGGAAGGGTGCTCGTCGGTCGCCTGCTGCTCTCCCGGAGCATCGAGTCCGAGTGGCACGCCTATCATGCTCATCCCGTGCTCGTCGAGGCGGCGCTGCAGGGAGTCGGTGCGGCGATCGCGGGCCCGAGCGTCGAGCTCGTCTCGGTCGAACGGATCCGTCTTCTCGGGAAGCTCGGCAGTGAGGTCTGGTGTCGCGTCGAGCGGCGCGACGAGGACACTTCGGACTCGACACGAGACGCCCCCGTCTTCGATCTCGCCTTCCAGGATCGGGACGGAAACGTGCTCGCCGAGATGGTCGGCGTTCGGACGCAGGTGCGCGGCGCGATCGATTCGCCCGGGGTCGCCACGGACGCTCCCCTGGCGCTCGCCTGGCGAGCGCTCGAGCCGCAGGTGGCCTCGAGAGCGGAGGGCGCGGAGCCGGGGATCCGTCGATGGCTCGTGGTGTCCGACGACGCGTCCCGCGCGGAGCTCCTGGCCTCCGAGCTCCGCAAGCGCGGGGACGAGTGCCGCTTCTGTCCGAAGATCGAGGACCTCGAGATGCTCGCGCCCTTGATGCGCGCATCGGATGACTCGGCCTGGGGACTGGTGCTGCTCGCCTGGGGAGCCGCGCCCTCGGACGGCGACCGCGAACCGCGCCTCCACCGCGACTACCGCGTAGGGTCCTGGGCCGAATCGATCCGATCCGTCACCGCCGACGCGGCGGAGATCTGGATCGCGACCCGGGGGCTGCTGCCCGTCGAGTCGGAGGAACGGGCGGGCAGTCCGATCGCCCGATCGGTCTCGAAGGAGATCGAACAGTTCACCAACGCCGTGGAGCTCGATCGGTGTCGCGTGTTCGATGCGAGCGCCGCAGCGGACGCTGCCGATCGTTCCCGTCTGGTGGGACTGCTCGGACGCTCGATCGAAGACCGGTGGTTGGCGGTCCGATCCGGCGTCGTTCGCGTTCCGAGACTCGTCGATCCGGCGGCGGTCGGGGGCTCTGAGGCGTCGGGGACCCGCGCGGCGGAGACCGACTTCCGTGTGGCGCGAACGCCAGCACGCAGCTTTGGTTCGAGAGTCGCGCTCCAGGCCATCGAAGGGACGGAAGCGACGGAGGCGGCGGTGGGTCCGGGCGAGGTCATGATCGAAGTCGAAGCCGCCGGGCTGTCGCGGGTCGACGTGCTCGCCGAGCTCGACGATCGGGACGCCGGTCCCGCGGCCTTGGGTCTCGATTTCTGTGGGCGCGTCCTCGGGGTGGCGCCGGAGGTGACCTCGGTGGCGATCGGGGATCGCGTGGTCGGGCTCGTCCGGGGGGCGATGTCGCGCAGGCTGCGCGTTCCCGCCGCGCGGGTCGCGCGCGTCTCCGGCGCGGCGGATCCGGTCGCGCTGGCTTCGGCCACCTTCCCGACCGTCGTGGCGGATCATGTGCTCGACCGCGTCGTCGGTTTGAAGGCCGGGGAGCGCGTGTACGTCGATGCCGGTCGGGGGGGCGTCGGACATGCGCTCGTCGCGGGGGTGCGTCGACGGGGGGCGCTGGCCTACGGGCGTGGCGACGACGACGAGGGGAGCTTCGACGTGATCGTCTCGCACGCGTCGGGCGCCGGGCTGCGCGCCCTCGCGCGGCGCCTCGGGTCCTTCGGTCGCTTCGTCGATCTCCGCGCGACGCCGGGGAGTGAAGCCCTCGAGCTGCCGGCGAACGCGAGCCTCAGCCGCTGCGATCTGGTTTCGCTCGTCGAAGAGGACGCGGACTGGGTCGCCGAGTCCCTCGCCAGATTCGCCGCCACGGCCCGCGAGTCCCTGGAGCCGCCGCCGAGGGTCGTCTTTCCGGTCGGGGAATGCGCGCGCGCGTTCCGTCACGCCGCGCAGGGCCGCCACGTGGGCCGGGTCTGCCTCGATTTCGAGTCCGCCGCGGAGGCGTCGATTCGTCCGTCGTCTCGAATGCATGGGGAGACGCGTCGGCTGCTCGTCTCGGCCCACGGCCCGTCGTCGACCCGCGACTTCGTCGAGGCGTTCCGCCGTCGCGGCGTCGAGGCCGACGACGTCGCTTCGGCGAACCCGACGCGGGCGCTGCGCGGCGTGCGGGTCCACTTCGACGGGGGAGACGCGGCCGGTCGCGCGGCCCGGCGCGACGCGCTCGCGCGTAGGGGGGCCGAGCGGACGCTCTTCGTCTCGTTGCGCCCGGCCGCCGTCGGCGTGCCGGCGGAGGATCGAGCCTGGGAGGGGCGACTCCTGATCGACCTGCTCGCGCGATCCGAGGACGCGTGGATGGGCTGGACGGATCTCTCGATCGACGGCGAGGCGACCCTCGATCGCCTCGTCGACGTCGTGGCGAGAGCGGTCGAGGCGGAGGCACACCCGTCCCTCGCCTGGATCGATCCCGAGGATGCGGCGCGCTGGCAGAGCCCCGTCGCGGGCGACGGGGCGCCGCGTGAGGTCGCGAGCCGGGGGCACTCCCGGGAGGAGCTGGCCCGCATGTCGATCGCCGAGCGTCGCGAAGCAACGCTCGGACTCGTCACGAACGAGCTGGCCACGGTCCTCGATCTCGACGAGACGCAGGTCGAAGCGCTCGAGCCTGGCCGTCGTCTCGATGCCCTCGGTCTCGACTCGTTGATGACCATGGAGCTCTTCGTCGGGCTCTCCCGATCGCTCTCCCTCGAGATCGAGCGGGACTGGTTCGAGGGTCTTCCTTCGCTGTCGGAGATCGCCGGCGCGCTGGCGGATCGGATCGACGATGCCGGTGAAGGGGCGGATCGATGA
- a CDS encoding lipocalin-like domain-containing protein encodes MTAAHPLLGSWRLDAFELQATDGTISHPYGEDLAGYLFYNADGFMSAAFMNAARGEVPDGELGAAAQASTYDQFMAYTGPFEINGDRIRHFVEVSSLEAWTGTIQERWYKISGDRLELLTAALSVGNDAPVGRLAWTRVERAVFPT; translated from the coding sequence ATGACCGCAGCGCATCCGCTGCTCGGCTCCTGGCGGCTCGACGCGTTCGAGCTCCAGGCGACCGACGGCACGATCAGTCACCCGTACGGCGAGGACCTCGCCGGCTACCTCTTCTACAACGCCGACGGCTTCATGTCCGCGGCGTTCATGAACGCCGCCCGGGGTGAAGTGCCGGACGGGGAGCTCGGCGCCGCCGCACAGGCGAGCACCTACGACCAGTTCATGGCCTATACCGGACCCTTTGAAATCAACGGGGACCGGATCCGGCACTTCGTCGAGGTGAGCTCCCTCGAAGCCTGGACCGGGACGATCCAGGAGCGTTGGTACAAGATCAGCGGCGACCGTCTGGAGCTGCTCACCGCCGCGCTCTCGGTCGGAAACGATGCCCCGGTCGGTCGCCTCGCGTGGACGCGGGTGGAACGGGCCGTCTTCCCGACGTGA
- the ychF gene encoding redox-regulated ATPase YchF → MGLTCGIVGLPNVGKSTIFNALTAAGIQAENYPFCTIEPNTGVVTVPDGRLQQLDDLIHSKNVVPTTVEFVDIAGLVKGASQGEGLGNQFLGNIRETNAIIHVVRCFDDENVVHVDGSTDPVRDVETIELELGLADLDTVEKRIDRVKRVARSGDKQAKADLEMFEQLRDHLSADQPARTFEVAEVVRASFDEACLLTAKPILYVANVDEEGLASGNDYSAALEAHAATSGAEVVRICGKVEAELSELDDEEKGEFLADLGIEEPGLHRLIRAAYALLELVTFFTAGPNEIRAWTIRQGTAAPQAAGEIHSDFEKHFIRAEVIPFDTYIECEGEAGAKAKGVMQVEGKEYVVSDGDVVYFRTSA, encoded by the coding sequence ATGGGACTCACCTGCGGCATCGTCGGCCTCCCGAACGTCGGTAAGAGCACGATCTTCAACGCGCTGACCGCCGCCGGAATCCAGGCCGAGAACTACCCCTTCTGCACGATCGAACCGAACACCGGCGTCGTGACCGTCCCCGACGGCCGGCTCCAGCAGCTCGACGACCTGATCCACTCCAAGAACGTCGTCCCGACGACCGTCGAATTCGTCGACATCGCCGGTCTGGTCAAGGGCGCGTCTCAGGGCGAGGGCCTCGGCAACCAGTTCCTCGGCAACATCCGGGAAACGAACGCGATCATCCACGTCGTCCGCTGCTTCGACGACGAGAACGTGGTCCACGTCGACGGCTCGACCGACCCGGTGCGCGACGTCGAAACGATCGAGCTCGAGCTCGGGCTCGCCGACCTCGACACCGTCGAGAAGCGCATCGACCGCGTGAAGCGGGTCGCGCGGTCGGGGGACAAGCAGGCCAAGGCCGATCTCGAGATGTTCGAGCAGCTCCGCGACCACCTGTCCGCCGATCAGCCCGCGCGGACCTTCGAGGTCGCCGAAGTCGTCCGCGCCTCGTTCGACGAAGCCTGTCTGCTGACCGCCAAGCCCATCCTCTACGTCGCCAACGTCGATGAGGAAGGGCTCGCTTCCGGCAACGACTACAGCGCCGCCCTCGAGGCCCACGCCGCCACCTCCGGCGCCGAGGTCGTGCGCATCTGCGGCAAGGTCGAAGCGGAGCTCTCGGAGCTCGACGACGAGGAAAAGGGAGAGTTCCTCGCGGACCTGGGGATCGAGGAGCCCGGGCTCCATCGCCTGATCCGCGCCGCCTACGCGCTCCTCGAGTTGGTCACGTTCTTCACCGCCGGCCCGAACGAGATCCGCGCCTGGACCATCCGCCAGGGCACCGCGGCGCCCCAGGCCGCCGGTGAGATCCATTCGGACTTCGAGAAGCACTTCATCCGGGCCGAAGTCATCCCCTTCGACACCTACATCGAATGCGAAGGCGAAGCCGGCGCGAAGGCCAAGGGCGTGATGCAGGTCGAAGGGAAGGAGTACGTCGTCTCCGACGGCGATGTAGTCTATTTCCGGACGAGCGCCTGA
- a CDS encoding O-acetylhomoserine aminocarboxypropyltransferase/cysteine synthase, with protein sequence MSEEQKHGLGTMAVHAGQEPDPATNARAVPIYATTSYVFNDTEHAANLFGLAEFGNIYSRLMNPTNDVLEQRLCAMDGGAAALSLASGQAAITAALLTICHAGQNFISATSLYGGTWTLFTQTFKQMGIEVRFFDPDHPEQIDDLVDENTRCVYFESLGNPKNDVPDFAKITEKAHAHGLPTLCDNTVMTPALLRPIEHGVDIVIYSTTKFIGGHGVHIGGAIIDSGNFQWAENPDKWPEFCAPSPSYHGAVFEEALRPVGNIAYVMHIRTHWLRDTGAAMSPFAAFLTLQGLETLHLRMPRHCENALAVANFLEGHDLVEWVNYPGLPSHSHNGMAKQYLAAGAGAILGFGIKGGEAAGKKFIENVKLASHLANIGDAKTLVIHPASTTHSQLTPEEQASAGVTPEYVRVSVGIEDAADIIADLEQALRASA encoded by the coding sequence ATGAGTGAAGAACAGAAGCATGGACTCGGCACGATGGCGGTCCACGCCGGTCAGGAGCCGGACCCCGCGACGAACGCGCGGGCGGTCCCGATCTACGCGACCACGTCCTACGTCTTCAACGACACGGAGCACGCGGCGAATCTCTTCGGGCTCGCCGAGTTCGGGAACATCTACAGCCGGTTGATGAACCCGACCAACGACGTCCTCGAGCAGCGGCTCTGCGCGATGGACGGCGGGGCGGCGGCGCTCAGCCTCGCGTCGGGCCAGGCCGCGATCACCGCCGCGCTCCTCACGATCTGCCACGCGGGCCAGAACTTCATCTCCGCCACGAGCCTCTACGGCGGAACCTGGACGCTCTTCACGCAGACCTTCAAGCAGATGGGGATCGAGGTCCGCTTCTTCGATCCGGATCACCCGGAGCAGATCGACGACCTCGTCGACGAGAACACCCGCTGCGTCTACTTCGAGAGCCTCGGCAACCCGAAGAACGACGTGCCGGACTTCGCGAAGATCACCGAGAAGGCGCACGCGCACGGTCTTCCGACGCTCTGCGACAACACGGTCATGACGCCGGCGCTGCTGCGACCGATCGAGCACGGCGTCGACATCGTCATCTACTCGACGACGAAGTTCATCGGCGGCCACGGCGTCCACATCGGCGGCGCGATCATCGACAGCGGCAACTTCCAGTGGGCCGAGAACCCCGACAAATGGCCGGAGTTCTGTGCGCCGTCGCCGTCCTATCACGGCGCCGTCTTCGAGGAGGCGCTCCGCCCGGTCGGCAACATCGCATACGTGATGCACATCCGGACCCACTGGCTCCGCGACACCGGCGCGGCCATGAGCCCCTTCGCCGCGTTCCTCACGCTGCAGGGCCTCGAGACACTCCACCTGCGGATGCCGCGCCACTGCGAGAACGCCCTTGCCGTCGCGAACTTCCTCGAGGGCCACGATCTGGTCGAGTGGGTGAACTACCCGGGCCTGCCCTCGCACTCGCACAACGGCATGGCGAAGCAGTATCTGGCTGCTGGCGCGGGCGCGATCCTCGGCTTCGGCATCAAGGGCGGCGAGGCCGCGGGCAAGAAGTTCATCGAGAACGTGAAGCTCGCGAGCCATCTCGCCAACATCGGCGACGCCAAGACCCTCGTGATCCACCCCGCCTCGACGACGCACTCCCAGCTCACGCCGGAAGAGCAGGCCAGCGCGGGCGTGACGCCGGAATACGTGCGCGTCTCCGTCGGAATCGAGGACGCCGCCGACATCATCGCCGACCTCGAGCAGGCCCTGCGCGCGAGCGCGTAG
- a CDS encoding homoserine O-acetyltransferase codes for MSADEAGHVRLIGAPLPHAEAWRSEEPLRLESGDELPRLQVTYETWGSLDGEGSNAILVCHALSGDSHAASHAEDDDPGWWELLIGPGKAIDTDRFFVICSNVLGGCRGTTGPDFLRPGGERRYGAEFPTVTVRDMVEVQRRLLDHLGIDRLAAVIGGSLGGLQALQWSIDHPTRVGAAVVIAAAPRLSSQGIAFDVVGRNAIRHDAHFAEGQYYDGPSPEAGLALARMLAHITYLSDESMRAKFDPTRLQPRAIETGFESVFSVGSYLAYQGERFVERFDANSYVTLTTAMDLFDLGEGPDAIRESLSKSTCSFLFLSFTTDWLYPVEASQELVDALVAEGRPVSSCVIESPAGHDSFLLEESMVLGQRTVAAFLASQLGESGPIRVPEEPETDEPTSIFYTNRLDYGLILRLMPETGSVVDLGCGNGELLSILRDRGHAPLLGIEREADAVAESIHRGIVTVHADVDSGLAAIPDDAYDVALLSQTLQSILDVVGVLREIVRIAKRGIVSFPNFAHRPLREMFQREGRLPKEEGLYAYEWYDTPNRRFPSILDFQELCATLGIEIEEAIYIDSARETEVTDDPNLHADLAVVAIRRID; via the coding sequence ATGAGCGCCGATGAGGCCGGACACGTCCGTCTCATCGGCGCGCCGCTACCCCACGCCGAGGCCTGGCGGAGCGAGGAACCCCTCCGCCTCGAGAGCGGCGACGAGCTACCGCGCCTGCAGGTCACGTACGAGACCTGGGGCAGCCTCGACGGCGAAGGCAGCAACGCGATCCTCGTCTGCCACGCGCTCTCCGGGGACTCCCACGCCGCGAGCCACGCGGAAGACGACGATCCCGGTTGGTGGGAGCTGCTGATCGGGCCGGGCAAGGCGATCGACACCGACCGCTTCTTCGTGATCTGTTCGAACGTGCTGGGCGGCTGTCGCGGCACGACCGGGCCCGACTTTCTCCGCCCCGGCGGCGAGCGACGCTACGGCGCGGAGTTCCCGACGGTCACCGTCCGCGACATGGTCGAGGTCCAGCGACGCCTCCTCGACCACCTGGGCATCGACCGCCTCGCCGCCGTGATCGGCGGATCCCTGGGCGGACTCCAGGCGCTCCAGTGGTCGATCGACCATCCGACGCGGGTCGGCGCCGCCGTCGTGATCGCCGCCGCGCCCCGGCTCTCGAGCCAGGGCATCGCCTTCGACGTCGTGGGACGCAACGCGATCCGTCACGATGCCCATTTCGCCGAAGGGCAGTACTACGACGGCCCGTCGCCGGAGGCGGGGCTCGCCCTCGCGCGGATGCTCGCGCACATCACGTATCTCTCCGACGAGTCGATGCGCGCGAAGTTCGATCCGACGCGGCTCCAGCCACGAGCGATCGAGACGGGCTTCGAGAGCGTCTTCTCCGTCGGCTCGTACCTCGCCTACCAGGGAGAACGCTTCGTCGAACGCTTCGATGCCAACAGCTACGTCACGCTCACGACGGCGATGGACCTCTTCGATCTCGGCGAGGGCCCGGACGCGATCCGCGAGTCCCTCTCGAAGAGCACCTGCTCGTTCCTCTTCCTCAGTTTCACGACGGATTGGCTCTACCCGGTCGAGGCGTCCCAGGAGCTGGTCGACGCCCTCGTCGCCGAAGGGCGACCGGTCAGCAGCTGCGTGATCGAGAGCCCGGCCGGGCACGACTCGTTCCTGCTGGAAGAGTCGATGGTCCTCGGCCAGCGGACCGTCGCAGCGTTCCTCGCCTCACAGCTCGGGGAGAGCGGGCCGATCCGCGTGCCCGAAGAGCCCGAGACCGACGAGCCCACGAGCATCTTCTACACGAACCGCCTCGACTACGGGCTCATCCTGCGACTCATGCCCGAGACCGGGAGCGTCGTCGACCTCGGCTGCGGAAACGGCGAGCTGCTCTCGATCCTTCGAGACCGCGGCCACGCGCCGCTCCTCGGTATCGAGCGTGAAGCCGACGCGGTCGCCGAGAGCATCCACCGGGGGATCGTGACCGTGCACGCCGACGTCGACTCCGGCCTCGCGGCGATTCCCGACGACGCCTACGACGTGGCGCTGCTCTCGCAGACGCTGCAATCGATCCTCGACGTGGTCGGCGTCCTCCGCGAGATCGTCCGGATCGCGAAGCGCGGCATCGTGAGCTTCCCGAACTTCGCGCACCGTCCGCTCCGCGAGATGTTCCAGCGCGAAGGGCGCCTCCCCAAGGAAGAGGGCCTCTACGCCTACGAGTGGTACGACACGCCGAATCGGCGCTTCCCTTCGATCCTCGACTTCCAGGAGCTCTGCGCGACGCTCGGGATCGAGATCGAAGAGGCGATCTACATCGACTCCGCCCGCGAAACCGAGGTCACCGACGACCCGAACCTCCACGCCGACCTCGCCGTCGTCGCGATCCGACGGATCGACTGA